The proteins below are encoded in one region of Ereboglobus luteus:
- the atpA gene encoding F0F1 ATP synthase subunit alpha encodes MTVLEQVEAQIAQLTTRTTKRNTGTIRALADGVAQIDGLSDAMYNEMVQFPGNAIGIALNLGQDEVGCIILGDIAALKEGDEVRTTGKLLSVPVGKALLGRVVDALGNPVDGKGPIDAKETYPVERIAPGIISRKSVSQPVFTGITAIDSMIPIGRGQRELIIGDRGTGKTTIAIDTVLNQAKINKIGLASGDPNFRPIYSIYVAVGQKNSNIVRTIATLEAAGALEYTVVVAAPAADNVANQYIAPFAGAAMGEWFMENNMDALIIYDDLSKHAVAYRQISLILKRPSGREAYPGDVFYLHSRLLERAARLDGKGSLTALPIVETLAGDISAYIPTNIISITDGQIFLETDLFNQGTRPAVSVGLSVSRVGSSAQIKATKQVGGKLKGELAQFRELAAFAQFGSDLDERTKKQLDRGSRIVELFKQPAGAPIPIEQQVVTLWAMQNGYYDALEIKDIIATAKSLREFFATRKEDILTEIRTKAALDKDLEAKIKAATDEWQLTQKA; translated from the coding sequence ATGACCGTCCTAGAACAAGTCGAAGCTCAAATAGCACAACTCACCACTCGAACCACCAAACGCAATACGGGGACGATTCGCGCCCTCGCCGACGGCGTCGCGCAAATCGACGGACTCTCCGATGCCATGTATAACGAAATGGTGCAGTTCCCCGGAAACGCCATCGGCATCGCGCTCAACCTCGGGCAGGACGAAGTCGGCTGCATCATCCTCGGCGACATCGCCGCCCTCAAGGAAGGCGACGAAGTGCGGACCACCGGCAAACTCCTCTCCGTGCCCGTCGGCAAGGCTCTGCTCGGCCGCGTCGTTGACGCGCTCGGAAATCCCGTGGACGGCAAGGGCCCCATCGACGCCAAGGAAACCTATCCCGTCGAGCGCATCGCGCCCGGCATCATCTCCCGCAAATCCGTTTCGCAACCCGTCTTCACCGGCATCACCGCCATCGACTCGATGATTCCCATCGGCCGCGGCCAGCGCGAACTCATTATCGGCGACCGCGGCACCGGCAAGACCACCATCGCCATCGACACCGTTCTCAACCAGGCCAAGATCAACAAAATCGGCCTCGCCTCGGGCGACCCGAACTTCCGCCCCATCTACTCGATCTACGTCGCCGTGGGACAGAAGAATTCCAACATCGTCCGCACCATCGCGACACTCGAAGCCGCCGGCGCGCTCGAATACACCGTCGTCGTCGCCGCGCCCGCCGCCGACAACGTCGCCAACCAATACATCGCGCCCTTCGCCGGGGCCGCAATGGGCGAATGGTTCATGGAAAACAACATGGACGCGCTCATCATCTACGACGACCTTTCCAAGCACGCCGTCGCCTACCGCCAGATCTCGCTCATCCTCAAGCGCCCCTCCGGCCGCGAAGCGTATCCCGGCGACGTATTCTATCTCCACTCGCGCCTCCTCGAACGCGCCGCTCGCCTCGACGGCAAGGGCTCGCTCACCGCGCTTCCCATCGTCGAAACACTCGCGGGCGACATCTCCGCATACATTCCGACAAACATCATCTCCATCACCGACGGCCAAATCTTCCTCGAAACCGACCTCTTCAACCAAGGCACGCGACCGGCGGTTTCCGTGGGTCTCTCGGTTTCCCGCGTCGGCTCCTCGGCACAAATCAAGGCGACGAAACAAGTCGGCGGAAAACTCAAGGGCGAGCTCGCCCAGTTCCGCGAACTCGCCGCCTTCGCGCAATTCGGCTCCGACCTCGACGAACGCACCAAGAAGCAGCTCGACCGCGGCAGCCGCATCGTCGAACTCTTCAAGCAACCCGCCGGCGCGCCCATTCCGATCGAGCAGCAAGTCGTGACCCTCTGGGCCATGCAAAACGGCTATTACGACGCGCTCGAAATCAAGGACATCATCGCCACCGCCAAATCGCTCCGCGAATTCTTCGCCACGCGCAAGGAGGATATCCTCACCGAGATCCGCACCAAGGCCGCGCTCGACAAGGACCTCGAAGCCAAGATCAAGGCGGCGACCGACGAGTGGCAGCTTACGCAAAAAGCCTGA
- a CDS encoding GNAT family N-acetyltransferase encodes MSPPVEITEVSHKEIPIDLLLQADPSEEKLKGYLPRSTCFAAWLDGLPVGACAVIPTAEKVYELMCISVAPAHQQKGIGARLLRHVIAEIGKLGAKQLTVGTGSFGYQLSFYQRQGFRVSSIDRDFFIKNYQVPIFENGIQLRDMLRLTFDYGKST; translated from the coding sequence ATGTCCCCGCCAGTCGAAATCACCGAGGTCTCGCACAAGGAAATCCCGATTGATCTGCTTTTGCAGGCGGACCCATCCGAGGAAAAACTCAAGGGCTACCTGCCCCGGTCAACATGCTTTGCCGCGTGGCTCGATGGCTTGCCGGTTGGCGCATGCGCGGTCATTCCCACCGCCGAAAAAGTTTACGAACTGATGTGCATTTCCGTTGCGCCGGCTCACCAGCAAAAAGGCATCGGCGCGCGGTTGCTCCGGCATGTCATCGCAGAAATCGGAAAGCTGGGCGCGAAACAACTGACAGTCGGCACCGGCAGCTTTGGTTACCAACTGAGTTTTTATCAACGACAGGGTTTTCGTGTTTCATCCATCGACCGGGATTTTTTCATCAAAAACTACCAAGTCCCGATTTTCGAAAATGGAATACAACTCAGGGACATGCTTCGCCTGACTTTCGATTATGGTAAATCAACGTAA
- the atpF gene encoding F0F1 ATP synthase subunit B, with product MVSFSVVAYILWRFAFKPILATLDTRQKKIDEGIKYAEQMKAELAASQQKQEAILREAQTKAQQIIADTQKTAKEYADKQQQEAVVRAADIVAKAQQAVELEHKKMLADARGEIARLVVATTERVLAKRLSDEDRAAYNATASESLINNEK from the coding sequence ATCGTCAGCTTCAGCGTGGTGGCGTATATTCTCTGGAGGTTCGCCTTCAAGCCGATCCTCGCGACCCTCGACACGCGCCAGAAAAAAATCGACGAGGGCATTAAATATGCCGAGCAAATGAAGGCCGAGCTCGCCGCCTCGCAGCAAAAGCAGGAGGCGATCCTTCGCGAGGCGCAAACCAAGGCGCAGCAAATCATCGCCGACACGCAAAAAACCGCCAAGGAATACGCCGACAAACAACAGCAGGAAGCCGTCGTGCGCGCCGCCGACATCGTCGCCAAGGCGCAGCAGGCCGTCGAGCTCGAGCACAAGAAAATGCTCGCCGACGCCCGCGGCGAAATCGCCCGCCTCGTCGTCGCCACCACCGAGCGCGTGCTCGCCAAGCGGCTCTCCGACGAGGACCGCGCCGCATATAACGCGACAGCCTCGGAGAGCCTAATTAATAATGAAAAATGA
- a CDS encoding four helix bundle protein — MNKNDKDLPERTYQYGRRIIALFEALPEGKVAQVLGMQVLRSGTSVGANYSEADFGRTKPEFIAKMGDCLRELAESNFWLRNIQDSKLVKSARIQPLRDETEELIRIFITIIKKTKNDKNNGDETE, encoded by the coding sequence ATGAATAAAAACGACAAAGACCTTCCTGAGCGCACATACCAATATGGACGCCGGATAATCGCCCTCTTTGAGGCGTTGCCCGAAGGTAAAGTCGCCCAAGTCCTCGGCATGCAAGTGCTGCGTTCGGGGACGTCGGTCGGCGCGAATTACAGCGAGGCGGATTTTGGCCGCACCAAGCCCGAGTTTATAGCAAAAATGGGCGACTGCCTCAGGGAGCTGGCCGAGTCTAACTTTTGGTTGCGAAACATACAGGATTCCAAACTGGTAAAGTCCGCCCGCATACAACCGCTTCGCGACGAGACCGAGGAGCTTATACGAATCTTCATAACAATTATCAAAAAAACCAAAAACGACAAAAACAACGGAGACGAAACCGAATAA
- the atpD gene encoding F0F1 ATP synthase subunit beta, with amino-acid sequence MTTGKITQVLGAVVDVQFAENEIPPINQALTVEFTAAGKAEKLTLEVQQHLGDGVARTIAMSSSEGLVRGMDVIDTGAPITVPVGEGVLGRIFNVTGDTVDDRGPVTAEKRYPIHRDPPALVEQDTKAEILETGIKVFDLICPFLKGGKAGIFGGAGVGKTVVILELINNIAKAHGGYSVFAGVGERSREGNDLYHEMSEAGVINQDDLSKSKVALVYGQMNEPPGARMRVALSALSMTEYFRDEKHQDVLLFIDNIFRFSQAGSEVSALLGRSPSAVGYQPTLANEMGILQERITSTKNGSITSVQAVYVPADDLTDPAPANTFAHLDSTIVLERSVAELGIYPAVDPLASTSKALDPAIVGEEHYNTAREVQRVLQRYKDLQDIIAILGMDELSDEDKVTVYRARKLQRFLSQPFSVAEVFNGFPGKYVPVAETIRGFKMILNGELDEAAEADFFMKGSIDEILALAKK; translated from the coding sequence ATGACAACAGGAAAAATTACTCAAGTCCTCGGCGCCGTCGTTGACGTGCAGTTCGCCGAAAACGAAATCCCGCCCATCAACCAGGCGCTCACTGTCGAGTTCACCGCCGCGGGCAAGGCCGAGAAACTCACGCTCGAAGTCCAGCAGCACCTCGGCGACGGCGTTGCGCGCACCATCGCCATGTCCTCCTCCGAGGGACTCGTGCGCGGCATGGATGTCATCGACACCGGCGCCCCGATCACCGTGCCCGTCGGCGAAGGCGTGCTCGGACGCATCTTCAACGTCACCGGCGACACCGTTGACGACCGCGGCCCCGTCACCGCCGAAAAACGTTATCCCATCCACCGCGATCCGCCCGCCCTCGTCGAGCAGGACACCAAGGCCGAAATCCTCGAGACCGGCATCAAGGTCTTCGACCTCATTTGCCCGTTCCTCAAAGGCGGCAAGGCGGGCATCTTCGGCGGCGCGGGCGTCGGCAAAACCGTCGTCATTCTCGAGCTCATCAACAACATCGCCAAGGCGCACGGCGGCTACTCGGTCTTCGCGGGCGTCGGCGAGCGCTCCCGCGAGGGCAACGACCTCTATCACGAAATGTCCGAGGCCGGGGTCATCAACCAGGACGACCTCTCCAAGTCAAAAGTCGCGCTCGTTTACGGCCAGATGAACGAACCGCCCGGCGCCCGCATGCGCGTCGCCCTCTCCGCCCTCTCGATGACCGAGTATTTCCGCGACGAAAAGCACCAGGACGTGCTGCTCTTCATCGACAACATCTTCCGCTTTTCGCAAGCCGGCTCCGAGGTCTCCGCGCTGCTCGGCCGCTCGCCCTCCGCCGTCGGTTACCAGCCCACGCTCGCCAATGAAATGGGCATCCTGCAAGAGCGCATCACCTCGACCAAAAACGGTTCCATCACCTCGGTGCAGGCCGTTTACGTGCCCGCCGACGATCTCACCGACCCGGCGCCCGCGAACACCTTTGCCCACCTCGACTCCACCATCGTTTTGGAGCGCTCCGTCGCCGAGCTCGGCATCTATCCCGCCGTCGATCCCCTCGCCTCCACATCCAAGGCGCTCGATCCCGCGATCGTCGGCGAGGAACACTACAACACCGCCCGCGAAGTCCAGCGAGTGCTCCAGCGCTACAAGGACCTTCAGGACATCATCGCCATCCTCGGCATGGACGAACTCTCCGACGAGGACAAGGTGACCGTGTATCGCGCGCGCAAACTGCAACGCTTCCTCTCGCAACCCTTCTCGGTGGCCGAGGTCTTCAACGGCTTCCCCGGCAAATACGTGCCCGTCGCCGAGACAATCCGCGGCTTCAAGATGATCCTCAACGGCGAACTCGACGAGGCCGCCGAGGCCGACTTCTTCATGAAGGGCAGCATCGACGAGATTTTGGCACTCGCCAAAAAATAA
- a CDS encoding F0F1 ATP synthase subunit gamma: MPRTTSAKFVSVGRKGTQYLARMKRDMIADFPVSDHVTFSETRNVVQFMVKKYLEGEIDTIEVLYATFKNTLVQVPQLRPVLPLANLAQAVEDLRKQSGAEHKCDTREFIYEPGPKAVLDALLPFYVNRVIHQYFLGAKASEHSARMVAMKTAKDNASKLLDNLTLKFNKARQTAITNEIIEIAAASFAQQS; this comes from the coding sequence ATTCCGCGCACCACATCCGCGAAGTTTGTCTCCGTCGGACGCAAGGGCACGCAATACCTCGCCCGGATGAAACGCGACATGATCGCCGACTTCCCCGTCAGCGACCACGTGACATTCTCGGAAACCCGCAACGTCGTTCAGTTCATGGTGAAAAAATATCTCGAAGGCGAGATCGACACCATCGAAGTCCTCTACGCCACCTTCAAAAACACGCTCGTGCAAGTGCCCCAGCTCCGCCCCGTGCTCCCGCTGGCTAACCTCGCCCAAGCGGTTGAGGACCTTCGCAAGCAAAGCGGTGCCGAGCACAAATGCGACACGCGCGAGTTCATTTACGAACCCGGCCCGAAAGCCGTGCTCGACGCGCTGCTCCCATTCTATGTGAACCGCGTCATCCACCAGTATTTCCTCGGTGCGAAAGCCTCCGAGCACAGCGCCCGCATGGTCGCCATGAAGACCGCGAAGGACAACGCCTCCAAGCTCCTCGACAACCTCACGCTCAAATTCAACAAAGCCCGCCAGACCGCGATCACCAACGAAATCATCGAAATCGCCGCGGCCAGCTTTGCGCAACAAAGCTGA
- a CDS encoding ATP synthase F0 subunit C: MIPIIAEITGSIQGALGCFAAAIGVGLVGMKAVEAVGRNPGASGKILVQSILGMALAEAVAFYSLFL, translated from the coding sequence ATGATTCCCATCATCGCAGAAATCACAGGCAGCATCCAAGGCGCGCTCGGCTGTTTCGCCGCCGCCATCGGCGTGGGTCTCGTCGGCATGAAAGCCGTCGAAGCCGTCGGCCGCAATCCCGGCGCCTCGGGCAAGATCCTCGTCCAATCCATTCTCGGCATGGCGCTCGCCGAGGCCGTGGCGTTCTACTCGCTCTTCCTCTGA
- a CDS encoding F0F1 ATP synthase subunit gamma, translated as MPSTRDIRRRIKSVKNTRQITRAMELVASSKMKKAQQAAISGRPYASLLVSMIANIAPHFEEGESLHPFIDKREIKTRGILLITTDKGLCGPSTPTSSSSSPTTFRAPHPRSLSPSDARARNTSPG; from the coding sequence ATGCCATCAACCAGAGACATACGCAGGCGGATTAAATCCGTCAAAAACACCCGCCAGATCACGCGGGCGATGGAGCTTGTCGCCTCCTCGAAAATGAAGAAGGCGCAGCAAGCCGCGATCTCGGGCCGGCCCTACGCCAGCCTCCTCGTGTCGATGATCGCCAACATCGCCCCGCATTTCGAAGAGGGCGAGAGTCTCCACCCATTCATCGACAAGCGCGAAATCAAGACGCGCGGCATCCTTCTCATTACGACCGACAAGGGCCTCTGCGGCCCCTCAACACCAACCTCTTCAAGCTCATCTCCGACAACATTCCGCGCACCACATCCGCGAAGTTTGTCTCCGTCGGACGCAAGGGCACGCAATACCTCGCCCGGATGA
- the atpC gene encoding ATP synthase F1 subunit epsilon produces the protein MLTLEIVTPAACVYSETIDTVVVPTTSGEIGILPGHLPLLTQVRAGELRVTKDGVEDYIIIGDGFAEIECDRVSILAENAINDEEIDTNAAEAAVKRAEAALKNRDSMTPEELDRVEAAMRFSMAQLAHKLMKK, from the coding sequence ATGTTAACACTCGAAATCGTCACACCAGCAGCCTGCGTTTATTCCGAAACGATAGACACGGTTGTCGTTCCCACGACGTCCGGTGAGATTGGAATTCTGCCCGGCCACCTGCCGCTGCTTACGCAAGTGCGCGCCGGCGAGTTGCGCGTGACGAAGGACGGCGTGGAGGATTACATCATCATTGGCGACGGCTTTGCGGAGATCGAGTGCGACCGTGTTTCCATCCTCGCTGAAAACGCAATCAACGACGAGGAGATCGACACCAACGCCGCCGAGGCCGCGGTCAAGCGGGCCGAGGCCGCGCTGAAAAACCGCGACAGCATGACTCCCGAGGAGCTCGACCGTGTCGAAGCCGCCATGCGCTTCTCGATGGCGCAACTCGCGCACAAGCTCATGAAGAAGTAG
- a CDS encoding F0F1 ATP synthase subunit delta has product MKPGKKTTQFARQLVKLSLGADGRPSSERVAAVLVCVEKMKSAGAIALLKAYRHFLAIEVARTQALIEHAGPVSDAIIAQIAAAMTKHYARPVAPVPKSTPELLAGLRVRVGDDVYDASVAGSLRMLADATGGN; this is encoded by the coding sequence ATGAAGCCCGGCAAAAAAACAACCCAGTTCGCCCGCCAGCTTGTGAAGCTGAGTCTCGGCGCCGACGGACGCCCCTCGTCCGAACGCGTCGCCGCCGTGCTCGTTTGCGTTGAAAAGATGAAATCCGCCGGTGCGATCGCGCTCCTCAAGGCCTACCGCCATTTTCTCGCAATCGAAGTCGCGCGCACGCAGGCGCTCATCGAGCACGCAGGCCCGGTCAGCGACGCGATCATCGCGCAAATCGCCGCCGCCATGACAAAACACTACGCGCGCCCCGTCGCACCCGTGCCCAAGTCCACGCCCGAACTCCTCGCCGGCCTCCGCGTCCGCGTCGGCGATGACGTGTATGACGCTTCAGTTGCCGGTTCGCTCCGCATGCTTGCGGACGCCACCGGCGGCAACTGA